In Persicimonas caeni, a single window of DNA contains:
- a CDS encoding alpha/beta fold hydrolase produces the protein MKSVCYEADKYEGSFHCRVGGPEDAPALVMLHGHMAHSIAYRRVWRRLAKSFRVIVPDLPGHGYDETFRGLQMQPRIETLADWLFDLIDRSAEAPVHLVGHSLGASIAYEAGKESPSRFCSLTLVSPGFCISVPPGAATFFDYLPPSLARMAMNRTGMRIIEPFRWQGEPLDAEEREAYVEPLKNLDRLEFTLRLGAEIVRGACDLDELEPLGVPTQVIFGEGDDFVRVDAADEIGQRLHASKVEVFSDSGHSPPEDSPLQFGDALLDFIETGARCGQPA, from the coding sequence TTGAAGTCAGTCTGCTACGAAGCAGACAAGTACGAGGGGAGTTTTCATTGTCGGGTGGGAGGTCCGGAAGACGCGCCCGCGTTGGTGATGCTGCACGGGCATATGGCGCACTCGATTGCGTACCGGCGGGTCTGGAGGCGGCTGGCGAAGTCGTTTCGGGTGATCGTGCCGGACCTGCCCGGCCACGGCTATGACGAGACCTTCCGCGGCCTGCAGATGCAGCCGCGTATCGAGACGTTGGCCGATTGGCTCTTCGACCTGATTGACAGGAGCGCCGAGGCGCCGGTCCACTTGGTGGGTCACTCGCTCGGGGCGAGCATCGCGTATGAGGCGGGCAAGGAGTCGCCGTCGCGGTTCTGCTCGCTGACGTTGGTCAGCCCCGGGTTTTGTATCAGCGTGCCGCCGGGGGCGGCGACCTTCTTCGACTATCTGCCTCCCAGCCTGGCGCGCATGGCGATGAACCGCACCGGCATGCGTATCATCGAGCCGTTTCGCTGGCAGGGGGAGCCGCTCGACGCCGAGGAGCGCGAGGCGTACGTCGAGCCGCTCAAAAACCTCGACCGCCTCGAGTTCACGCTGCGCCTGGGCGCCGAGATCGTGCGCGGGGCGTGCGACCTCGACGAGCTCGAGCCGCTGGGTGTGCCCACGCAGGTCATTTTTGGGGAGGGGGACGACTTCGTGCGCGTCGACGCCGCCGACGAGATCGGACAGCGCCTCCACGCGAGCAAGGTCGAGGTGTTTTCGGACTCGGGCCACTCTCCGCCCGAGGACTCGCCGCTGCAATTCGGCGACGCCCTGCTCGACTTCATCGAGACCGGGGCGCGCTGCGGCCAGCCGGCCTAA
- a CDS encoding NAD(P)H-dependent flavin oxidoreductase, translating into MPVQSALRRRAMSKLQTRFTEQVGIEVPLICGAMYPCSNPELIAAASEAGGIGIIQPISMMFVHDHKLREGIRYIKTLTDKPIGFNALVEASSEIYMNRMKNWVDIALEEGVRFFISALGAPDWVVEKVHAYGGIVYHDVTERKYAERALEAGVDGLISVNNRAGGHAGKKSPQELYDELGDLGVPLICAGGIGSEDKFIEALDMGFDGVQMGTRFIATTECQAHDDYKQAILEADARDIVLTEKISGVPVAVIKTPYVEKVGTKAGFIAKKLLKHPKGKHLMRTYYSLKSLFQLKNASLQGMNYKDYFQAGRSVAGIDRIEPAGDIIRRFAAAAREEAA; encoded by the coding sequence ATTCCCGTTCAATCAGCCCTCAGGAGACGAGCGATGTCGAAGCTACAGACCCGGTTTACCGAGCAGGTCGGAATCGAAGTTCCTCTTATCTGCGGGGCGATGTACCCGTGCTCGAACCCCGAGCTGATCGCGGCGGCCTCCGAGGCCGGCGGCATCGGCATCATCCAGCCCATCTCGATGATGTTCGTGCACGACCACAAGCTTCGCGAGGGCATCCGCTACATCAAGACGCTGACCGACAAGCCCATCGGCTTCAACGCCCTGGTCGAGGCCTCGTCCGAGATCTACATGAACCGGATGAAGAACTGGGTCGACATCGCGCTGGAAGAGGGCGTGCGCTTCTTCATCTCCGCGCTGGGCGCGCCCGACTGGGTCGTCGAGAAGGTCCACGCCTACGGCGGCATCGTCTACCACGACGTCACCGAGCGCAAATACGCCGAGCGCGCCCTCGAGGCGGGCGTCGACGGGCTCATCAGCGTCAACAATCGCGCGGGCGGCCACGCCGGCAAGAAGTCGCCCCAGGAGCTGTACGACGAGCTCGGCGACCTGGGCGTGCCCTTGATCTGCGCCGGCGGCATCGGCAGCGAAGACAAGTTCATCGAAGCGCTCGACATGGGCTTCGACGGCGTGCAGATGGGCACGCGATTCATCGCCACCACCGAGTGCCAGGCCCACGACGACTACAAGCAGGCCATCTTGGAGGCCGACGCCAGGGACATCGTGCTCACCGAGAAGATCTCGGGCGTGCCCGTGGCCGTCATCAAGACGCCGTACGTCGAGAAAGTGGGAACCAAGGCGGGCTTCATCGCCAAGAAGCTGCTCAAGCACCCCAAGGGCAAGCACTTGATGCGCACCTACTACTCGCTCAAGTCGCTATTCCAGCTCAAGAACGCCTCGCTGCAGGGCATGAACTACAAGGACTACTTCCAGGCAGGCCGCAGCGTCGCGGGCATCGACCGCATCGAGCCCGCCGGCGACATCATCCGACGCTTCGCCGCGGCGGCACGCGAAGAGGCAGCTTAG
- a CDS encoding DUF4365 domain-containing protein, whose product MDLNRRKEEFSNAFVQAVAATSGFGLAKPWVDDDSVDWTIAQAGGGGTVRSPRLDLQLKSSSSVQIRDEVIPFPLKLKNYEDLRATNCLVPRILVVVLLPEEVNDWLDLSDEQLVMRHCAYWMSLCGMEEVENESRVTVHVPIEQKFDTQSLSTIMELISKGERP is encoded by the coding sequence ATGGACCTTAACCGTCGAAAAGAGGAATTCAGCAACGCATTCGTACAAGCCGTTGCAGCTACATCTGGCTTTGGGCTAGCCAAGCCGTGGGTGGACGATGACAGCGTCGACTGGACTATCGCGCAAGCTGGGGGAGGTGGAACGGTGCGATCTCCGCGCCTAGACCTGCAGTTGAAGAGCAGCTCGAGTGTCCAAATTCGGGACGAGGTCATCCCGTTCCCGCTGAAGCTCAAGAACTACGAGGATTTGCGGGCCACTAATTGCCTTGTGCCCAGAATTCTTGTCGTCGTGCTGCTTCCCGAAGAAGTGAATGACTGGCTCGACCTTTCTGATGAGCAATTGGTGATGCGACACTGCGCCTATTGGATGTCGCTGTGCGGTATGGAGGAAGTTGAAAACGAATCACGCGTTACGGTGCACGTCCCGATCGAGCAAAAATTCGATACCCAAAGCTTGTCGACTATAATGGAGTTGATTTCCAAAGGAGAGCGCCCATGA
- a CDS encoding restriction endonuclease produces MRAGSAATEYPWGVARSGVRQVRGSLGSHEQGLIITTSDFSAGARKEVERPDAVPVGLMDGEQLVKLLVEHGLGVEKDELNLLRLG; encoded by the coding sequence ATGCGCGCTGGGAGCGCAGCGACCGAGTACCCTTGGGGTGTTGCCCGTAGCGGGGTTCGACAGGTCCGCGGAAGCCTCGGCTCACACGAGCAGGGCCTGATCATCACGACGAGCGATTTCAGCGCAGGAGCCCGCAAGGAGGTCGAGCGGCCTGATGCGGTGCCGGTGGGTCTGATGGACGGCGAGCAGCTGGTGAAGTTGCTTGTGGAGCATGGGCTCGGGGTGGAGAAGGATGAGTTGAATTTGTTGCGGTTGGGGTGA
- a CDS encoding type I restriction endonuclease subunit R — protein MSKAHLEKNFEDEIEAHLLAHGYRSGSATDYDRERALMPDEVIAFVEATQPKRWAKLGRMLGEGKRRKVFLDGLTRAMSKKGSLEVLRHGCRVRGVPFKLAYFRPAHGLNPEVLELYEKNRLTVVRQLYYDPKNKNSIDLVLFLNGVPVVTAELKMETAGQNYKNAIGQYKHDRDAKAPIFRFKERALVHFAIDSDEAHMTTRLAGQSTYFLPFNKGFRKGAGNPPVDGKHRTHYVWEEVWQRDSLLQIIGRFMNLQVDPESGKETMIFPRYHQLDCVRKLVAATKGNGPGKNYLVQHSTGSGKSMSIAWLTHQLQSLHDDADNKVFDSVVVVTDRLVLDKQLQETIYQLEHKSGVVEQIDQDSTQLAEALEAGAPIIITTLHKFPYVTEKIGELPGNNYAVVVDEAHSSQSGEMAAEMKKILSGKIDDDVLREFEDIEGDASNADVYAAAFKAALYRGPRPNLSFYAFTATPKYKTLKMFDHKREGAPEPFHLYSMKQAIEEGFILDTLEKYVTYKTYFGLVKKIEDDKRLDKRKGSKALARFLSLHPHNVSQKTEIIVEHFQRNTRKKIDGRAKAMVVCGSRLHAVRYKLAFDAYIKEHGYKDLGVLVAFSGTVEDPDTGQSYTEEGMNGGIKEGELPRKFDTDRYRFLIVANKYQTGFDQPKLHTMYVDKRLAHIQAVQTLSRLNRTTSGKDDTFVLDFVNKREEILEAFKPFYERTTIDEDIDPQKLYDLQHDLQEFRIFEQQEVEAFAKIFFKEKVSKADNGRLNSKLDPAVTRFKNREEEEQDDFRAMLNNYLRLYSFMAQVEEWSDAQLEMLYVYGRLLARKLPRRNEQTEDVDISDDVALKYYRIQQTGEGAIALEGGGTVSGPLEVGTGAKTEEDEIELSRLIDVLNERFGTDFSDSDEVIGEQWAAALANRENVRRAAQANTKENFKYPASKELDDVALESHGNYTEFVDKFFSEDEFRKVVQEWVLDRAFDIARESA, from the coding sequence GTGAGTAAGGCCCACCTCGAAAAGAACTTCGAAGACGAAATCGAAGCGCATCTGCTCGCCCACGGCTATCGGTCGGGCAGCGCGACCGACTACGACCGCGAGCGGGCATTGATGCCCGATGAGGTCATCGCGTTCGTCGAGGCGACGCAACCCAAGCGGTGGGCGAAGCTCGGCCGGATGCTCGGCGAGGGCAAGCGGCGGAAGGTCTTCCTCGATGGATTGACGCGGGCGATGTCGAAGAAGGGGAGCCTCGAGGTGTTGCGGCATGGTTGTCGGGTGCGGGGCGTGCCGTTCAAGCTCGCCTACTTTCGGCCGGCGCACGGGCTCAATCCGGAGGTGCTCGAGCTGTACGAGAAGAACCGGCTGACGGTGGTGCGCCAGCTCTACTACGACCCGAAGAACAAGAATAGCATCGACCTGGTGCTCTTCTTGAACGGCGTGCCGGTGGTGACGGCCGAGCTCAAGATGGAGACGGCCGGGCAGAACTACAAGAACGCGATTGGGCAGTACAAGCACGACCGTGACGCGAAGGCGCCCATCTTCCGGTTCAAGGAGCGCGCGCTGGTGCACTTCGCCATCGACTCCGACGAAGCCCACATGACCACCCGGCTCGCCGGGCAGAGCACCTACTTCCTTCCGTTCAACAAGGGGTTTCGCAAGGGCGCGGGCAATCCGCCCGTGGATGGCAAGCACCGTACGCATTACGTGTGGGAGGAGGTCTGGCAGCGAGACAGCCTGCTGCAGATCATCGGCCGGTTCATGAACCTGCAGGTCGACCCGGAGAGCGGCAAAGAGACGATGATTTTCCCGCGCTACCACCAGCTCGATTGTGTGCGGAAGCTCGTCGCGGCGACGAAAGGCAATGGGCCTGGCAAGAACTACCTGGTGCAGCACTCGACCGGGTCGGGCAAGTCGATGTCCATCGCCTGGCTCACCCACCAGTTGCAGTCGCTGCACGACGACGCCGATAACAAGGTATTCGACTCGGTGGTGGTCGTGACCGACCGGCTGGTCTTGGACAAGCAGCTCCAGGAGACGATCTACCAGCTCGAGCACAAGTCGGGCGTGGTCGAGCAAATAGACCAAGACTCTACGCAGCTCGCGGAGGCGCTGGAAGCCGGCGCGCCAATCATTATTACGACGCTGCACAAGTTTCCCTACGTGACCGAGAAGATCGGCGAACTCCCCGGCAATAACTACGCGGTCGTGGTCGACGAGGCGCACAGCTCTCAGTCAGGCGAGATGGCCGCGGAGATGAAGAAAATCCTGTCGGGGAAGATCGACGACGACGTGCTCCGGGAGTTCGAAGATATTGAAGGAGATGCGAGCAACGCCGATGTCTACGCGGCCGCCTTCAAGGCCGCGCTGTACCGCGGGCCGCGGCCGAACCTGAGCTTCTATGCGTTCACGGCTACGCCCAAGTACAAGACTCTCAAGATGTTCGACCACAAACGTGAAGGGGCGCCGGAGCCGTTTCACCTGTACTCGATGAAGCAGGCCATCGAGGAGGGCTTCATCCTCGACACGCTGGAGAAGTACGTCACATACAAGACCTACTTCGGGCTGGTGAAGAAGATCGAGGACGACAAGCGCCTCGACAAACGGAAGGGCTCGAAGGCGTTGGCGCGCTTCTTGAGCCTGCACCCGCACAACGTCTCGCAGAAGACCGAGATCATCGTCGAGCACTTCCAGCGAAACACGCGCAAGAAGATCGACGGCCGCGCCAAGGCGATGGTCGTCTGCGGCTCGCGTCTGCACGCCGTACGCTACAAGCTCGCCTTCGACGCCTACATCAAAGAGCACGGCTACAAGGACCTGGGCGTGCTCGTCGCCTTCTCCGGCACCGTCGAAGACCCCGACACGGGTCAAAGCTACACCGAAGAGGGGATGAACGGCGGTATCAAAGAGGGCGAGCTCCCGCGCAAGTTCGACACCGACCGCTACCGCTTCCTCATCGTCGCCAACAAGTACCAGACCGGCTTCGACCAGCCGAAGCTGCACACGATGTACGTCGACAAGCGGCTCGCCCACATCCAGGCCGTCCAGACGCTGTCGCGCCTCAACCGCACCACGAGCGGCAAGGACGACACCTTCGTGCTCGACTTCGTCAACAAGCGCGAGGAGATCCTCGAGGCGTTCAAGCCGTTTTACGAGCGCACCACCATCGACGAGGACATCGACCCGCAGAAGCTCTACGACCTGCAACACGACCTGCAGGAGTTTCGCATCTTCGAGCAACAGGAGGTCGAGGCGTTCGCCAAGATCTTCTTCAAGGAGAAGGTCTCGAAGGCCGACAACGGCCGTCTCAACTCGAAGCTCGACCCGGCGGTCACGCGCTTCAAAAACCGCGAGGAAGAAGAGCAAGACGACTTCCGCGCCATGCTCAACAACTATCTGCGCCTCTACTCGTTCATGGCCCAGGTCGAAGAGTGGTCAGACGCCCAGCTCGAGATGCTGTACGTGTACGGGCGGTTGCTCGCGCGGAAGCTGCCCAGGCGCAACGAGCAGACCGAGGACGTCGATATCTCGGACGATGTGGCGCTCAAGTACTACCGGATTCAGCAGACCGGGGAGGGCGCTATCGCTTTGGAAGGCGGTGGGACGGTGTCAGGGCCGCTCGAGGTTGGGACCGGGGCGAAGACCGAAGAGGATGAGATCGAGCTGAGTCGGTTGATTGATGTGCTGAACGAGCGGTTCGGCACTGACTTCAGTGATTCCGACGAAGTTATCGGTGAACAATGGGCAGCTGCTCTTGCGAACCGCGAAAACGTACGTCGAGCGGCTCAGGCCAATACCAAAGAGAACTTCAAGTACCCCGCGTCTAAGGAACTCGACGATGTAGCGCTCGAGAGCCACGGCAACTACACCGAATTCGTCGACAAGTTCTTTTCGGAAGATGAGTTTCGTAAGGTGGTCCAAGAGTGGGTGTTGGACCGAGCGTTTGATATTGCTCGTGAGTCGGCGTGA
- a CDS encoding ATP-binding protein produces the protein MTAFDPTPYLTQDEGQHYERKPLFEGRPGAKKARDRREVRDQVAEYVAAFANAEGGILLLGVEDDCVVTGHDYSERPLEHVLNVPQARLEPPQAPGFVVEHDGHEVIVFDVQASDVPVQVTGDGFPLRMGDRTVQASESQIRSLKFHGMAESWESRPSPLTLDDLDGELLARAKAGSGLQSASDVDYLLRRKLADRRGAGIQLRRAAELVFAQYGPDHPNAGVRLFRVIGTERRLGPEHNVEERPRIEGNLPAVLDEAMTLINGLLRRPSRLVGSKFKAMPEYPDFAWKEALLNAVAHRDYAAQGRCTEVWLYDDRMEVRNPGALMETVSLEGLRRQERFHASRNPRLVRVLVDLGYMRDHGEGIPRMFYEMEGSFLPEPELDETTHSFAVTLRNTPELSEADRRFIARVDSDELSKEEFRALLEAHRHGRVDNARMRRLVGLDTLKASQLLRRLRDQGLLELHAAGSASYYTLGESLSVERETSEAEQKTSEVERETSEVERETSEAEQKTSEAEQKTSEAEQKTSEAEQKTLLREQLLRMLPEELRVQVESVRSRAPVEQMQSLVRDLCELRALRPLELAALLDRGTSRVTSAYLRPLVDAGKLERTHPETPHHPDQAYVAVNENSGG, from the coding sequence ATGACCGCTTTCGACCCCACACCCTACCTGACCCAAGACGAGGGGCAGCATTACGAGCGCAAACCGCTCTTCGAGGGGCGTCCCGGGGCGAAGAAGGCGCGTGACCGCCGGGAGGTGCGCGACCAGGTCGCGGAGTACGTCGCGGCGTTTGCCAACGCGGAGGGCGGCATCTTGCTGCTCGGAGTCGAGGACGACTGTGTGGTCACGGGCCACGACTACAGCGAGCGTCCGCTCGAGCATGTGCTCAACGTGCCGCAGGCGCGGTTGGAGCCGCCGCAGGCGCCGGGGTTTGTGGTGGAGCACGATGGCCATGAAGTGATCGTCTTCGACGTGCAGGCGTCGGACGTGCCGGTGCAGGTGACCGGTGATGGGTTTCCGCTGCGCATGGGCGATCGGACGGTGCAGGCGAGCGAGTCGCAGATTCGCAGCCTCAAGTTTCATGGCATGGCGGAGAGCTGGGAGAGCAGGCCCTCCCCGTTGACCTTGGATGACCTGGACGGGGAGTTGCTCGCGCGAGCGAAGGCCGGGTCGGGGCTGCAGTCGGCGTCGGACGTCGACTATCTGTTGCGGCGCAAGTTGGCCGATCGGCGCGGGGCTGGGATTCAGTTGCGGCGGGCGGCGGAGCTCGTCTTCGCTCAATACGGACCGGACCATCCGAATGCGGGCGTTCGCTTGTTTCGGGTCATCGGCACCGAGCGGCGCCTGGGGCCCGAACATAACGTCGAAGAACGGCCGCGCATCGAGGGCAATCTGCCCGCGGTGTTGGACGAGGCGATGACGCTTATAAATGGGCTGTTGCGGCGTCCATCGCGGCTGGTCGGCTCCAAGTTCAAGGCCATGCCGGAGTACCCCGACTTTGCGTGGAAGGAAGCGTTGCTCAACGCGGTCGCTCACCGCGACTACGCGGCGCAGGGCCGCTGTACGGAAGTGTGGCTGTATGATGACCGCATGGAGGTGCGCAATCCGGGTGCGCTGATGGAGACCGTGTCGCTCGAAGGCCTGCGACGCCAGGAGCGGTTTCACGCCAGCCGAAATCCTCGCTTGGTTCGGGTGCTCGTCGACCTCGGGTATATGCGCGACCACGGGGAGGGCATCCCGCGGATGTTCTACGAGATGGAAGGGAGCTTTTTGCCCGAGCCGGAGCTCGACGAGACGACCCACTCCTTTGCAGTCACGCTGCGCAACACGCCGGAGTTGAGCGAGGCTGACCGCCGTTTTATCGCGCGAGTCGATAGCGACGAATTGTCGAAGGAGGAGTTTCGCGCTCTGTTGGAGGCACACCGGCATGGGCGGGTTGATAACGCGCGGATGCGACGCCTTGTCGGCTTAGATACGCTGAAGGCGAGCCAGCTGTTGAGGCGGCTTCGCGATCAGGGATTGCTCGAGCTTCATGCAGCCGGATCTGCAAGTTATTACACGCTCGGTGAGTCTCTTTCGGTCGAACGAGAGACTTCGGAGGCCGAACAGAAGACTTCGGAGGTCGAACGAGAGACTTCGGAGGTCGAACGAGAGACTTCGGAGGCTGAACAGAAGACTTCGGAGGCCGAACAGAAGACTTCGGAGGCCGAACAGAAGACTTCGGAGGCCGAACAGAAGACTTTGCTCCGCGAGCAACTCTTGCGCATGCTTCCAGAAGAGTTACGAGTTCAGGTCGAGTCTGTGCGGTCACGCGCCCCGGTTGAGCAGATGCAATCGCTGGTCAGAGATCTGTGTGAGTTGCGGGCGCTGCGTCCGTTGGAGCTCGCGGCCCTCCTAGATCGCGGCACGAGTCGGGTAACCTCCGCATATTTGAGGCCTCTCGTTGACGCCGGCAAACTCGAACGCACGCATCCGGAAACACCGCACCACCCTGATCAAGCTTATGTCGCTGTAAATGAGAACTCTGGGGGATAG